The Canis lupus familiaris isolate Mischka breed German Shepherd chromosome 19, alternate assembly UU_Cfam_GSD_1.0, whole genome shotgun sequence genome contains a region encoding:
- the NIFK gene encoding MKI67 FHA domain-interacting nucleolar phosphoprotein isoform X1 encodes MAALAGPAKPFLSLNPQEEAKFRKEVTQACRRAAQQKEKEKLTPGVIYVGHLPPALYETQIRAYFSQFGTVTRFRLSRSKRTGNSKGYAFVEFASEDVAKIVADTMNNYLFGERLLQCHFIPPEKVHEELFREWYIPFKKPSYPAVKRYNQNRTLLQKLQMEERFKKKEKLLRKKLAKKGIDYDFPSLILHKKEKNASDTGLEKPTDSQVLPKKKKKKKKSSRTTTTPEKTVDSQGSTPVCTPAFLEKRKSEAAKINVDDEDNEIVFKQPVPGVKEETQETQTPTRSRKKRQRKSNQ; translated from the exons ATGGCGGCGCTTGCCGGCCCTGCCAAGCCGTTCCTGTCGCTGAACCCGCAGGAGGAGGCCAAGTTTCGGAAGGAGGTGACGCAGGCCTGCCGGCGAGCGGCCCAG caaaaggagaaagaaaaactgaccCCCGGCGTGATCTACGTGGGCCACTTACCTCCAGCACTTTATGAAACCCAGATCCGGGCCTATTTCTCCCAGTTTGGCACTGTTACAAGATTCAGGCTGTCCAGAAGTAAAAGG ACTGGAAATAGTAAAGGCTATGCCTTTGTGGAGTTCGCATCTGAAGATGTTGCCAAGATAGTTGCTGACACAATGAACAACTACCTTTTTGGTGAAAGGCTTTTACAGT GTCATTTTATACCGCCTGAAAAAGTACATGAAGAACTTTTTAGAGAGTGgtatattccatttaaaaagcCATCATATCCAGCAGTGAAACGGTATAATCAAAATCGGACACTTCTTCAAAAGCTACAGATGGAAGAAcgttttaaaaagaaggaaaaattactCAGGAAGAAATTAGCTAAAAAGGGAATTGATTATGATTTTCCTTCACTG attttacataaaaaggaaaaaaatgcttcagACACTGGTCTTGAGAAGCCTACAGATAGCCAg GTCTTGccgaaaaagaagaagaagaagaagaagagttcACGTACTACTACCACTCCTGAGAAGACCGTGGATAGCCAG GGCTCCACGCCAGTTTGTACACCAGCATTTTTGGAGAAACGAAAATCTGAAGCAGCTAAAATAAATGTTGATGATGAAGAtaatgaaatagtttttaaacagCCCGTACCTGGtgtaaaagaagaaacacaagagaCTCAAACACCTACACgttcaaggaaaaaaagacaaagaaaaagcaatCAGTGA